A section of the Piliocolobus tephrosceles isolate RC106 chromosome 14, ASM277652v3, whole genome shotgun sequence genome encodes:
- the LHX2 gene encoding LIM/homeobox protein Lhx2 isoform X4 encodes MLFHSLSGPEVHGVIDEMDRRAKSEAPAISSAIDRGDTETTMPSISSDRAALCAGCGGKISDRYYLLAVDKQWHMRCLKCCECKLNLESELTCFSKDGSIYCKEDYYRRFSVQRCARCHLGISASEMVMRARDLVYHLNCFTCTTCNKMLTTGDHFGMKDSLVYCRLHFEALLQGEYPAHFNHADVAAAAAAAAAAKSAGLGAAGANPLGLPYYNGVGTVQKGRPRKRKSPGPGADLAAYNAGDCNENDAEHLDRDQPYPSSQKTKRMRTSFKHHQLRTMKSYFAINHNPDAKDLKQLAQKTGLTKRVLQVSQVLVSFSET; translated from the exons ATGCTGTTCCACAGTCTGTCGGGCCCCGAGGTGCACGGGGTCATCGACGAGATGGACCGCAGGGCCAAGAGTGAGGCTCCCGCCATCAGCTCCGCCATCGACCGCGGCGACACCGAGACG ACCATGCCGTCCATCAGCAGTGACCGAGCAGCGCTGTGCGCTGGCTGCGGGGGCAAGATCTCGGACCGCTACTACCTGCTGGCGGTGGACAAGCAGTGGCACATGCGCTGCCTCAAGTGCTGCGAGTGCAAGCTCAACCTGGAGTCGGAGCTCACCTGTTTCAGCAAAGACGGTAGCATCTACTGCAAGGAAGACTACTACAG GCGGTTCTCTGTGCAGCGCTGCGCCCGCTGCCACCTGGGCATCTCCGCCTCGGAGATGGTGATGCGCGCTCGGGACTTGGTTTATCACCTCAACTGCTTCACGTGCACCACGTGTAACAAGATGCTGACCACGGGCGATCACTTCGGCATGAAGGACAGCCTGGTCTACTGCCGCTTGCACTTCGAGGCGCTGCTGCAGGGCGAGTACCCCGCACACTTCAACCACGCTGACGTGGCAGCGGCGGCCGCTGCAGCCGCAGCAGCCAAGAGCGCGGGGCTAGGCGCAGCAGGGGCCAACCCTCTGGGTCTTCCCTACTACAATGGTGTGGGCACTGTGCAGAAGGGACGGCCGAGGAAGCGCAAGAGCCCGGGCCCTGGTGCGGATCTGGCGGCCTACAACGCTGGTGA CTGCAACGAAAACGACGCAGAGCATCTGGACCGTGACCAGCCATACCCGAGCAGCCAGAAGACCAAGCGCATGCGCACGTCCTTCAAACACCACCAGCTTCGGACCATGAAGTCTTACTTTGCCATTAACCACAACCCCGACGCCAAGGACTTGAAGCAGCTCGCGCAAAAGACGGGCCTCACCAAGCGGGTCCTCCAGGTCagccagg